CAACAAAATCCACTCCATAAGCTTAATTATCAAACCATTCTCCACTAATGTAATCAcacataatttaaaaatcaatagGACTTTAGGGGGTTATAATGTAAAGCTAGGTAGATAAAAAAAAGGTTAATTTGGGCTCAAATCACACCATAGCATACATATACAACATTCTCTCAAATAAATTCTATTCGTATTCCTCAATCACTTCCCTTAACAATTCAAtcctatatcttttttttttatatatataaaacttacTATTTTCCCACACTTAAATTGTTGCAagtattcatttattttttcattgatttttttttttaatgaaatactTACAACTTGCAAACATTCATTCTAAGGGAATAATAATTCTTTTTCATCAACAAAACTCTCATACctttacaaatacatatatcatCAATATACTATGGTGTGAAAAAGGATGGATAAGGATTTTTTTTAGGCTCAAAGGTTATTGTATagggttaaaaagaaaaaacaaagatGTCAACATTTAGGCTCGAATTGGGTAAAACTAGGGATTTAACAAATAGGGTAGGCTTGAAAAGCTAAAttgatccaaaaaaaaaaaatttgcctaTATCATATCTTAAAATCATGCACAATTTATTAATTTCGCCTCAAATGATTATTAAACAAGTTCTAGAGTGGTTGAGACTTTAAAAGAAAAGTCAAACATGCATTCATCTTTCCAAACATTAGCAAATATGATAATTCAATTGATgtgcaaaagttttaaaaaaatcaagtttgagCAGTAATTAATCATGAGTTAAGCACACAAATCATGAGAATCTATCATTTTTCCTAAAATTATAACTAGAATTTCATCatcaacaaaattattttcCCTAAGACCATGCATAAGATATCAAAGTAAAAACACATATCAAACACGAGCAATCATTGTCAACAGAATTTCATTCAATCCACACTTACTAAAATTAAAgcaagaaaataatataaactaaaaaaaacaataaaaataagcaaataaacaactaaacaactaaagaaaaaaaaaattggatagaCACGACAGTTAATCTCCCCCACACTTAATATAAGCATTGTCCTCAATGCtcaatcaaataaaatcaatgcaaaataaaaagaaaagggtAAGAAAAACTCCCGTAAGGTCGCTTTGTTTAACGTCATTAGCTCGACTACATGTTGTGCTCATGTGATCTTCACGTTGGGTCTTCTAACAAAGACACATTCTTTATGTATTTATGAATGGAATCTAACACATTGAATTTGAGTGTTTCACCATCAAATTCCATTCTAAGTATCCATGCTTTTGTATTCCACTTCTTATTTGCAGTGAGTAAGAAGGGTCTCCCAAATAGAGTTGATGTAAGATTAGGATCACCCTCATCTTCCATCTCAATTATGTAGGAATCACCTGGAATGACAAGTCCATAAGCCTGCACAAAAATATCTTTAACTATCCCTAAAGGATAAGCATTAGTTTGATCAGTTAATTGAATAAAAACCTGAGTTTTTCTTGATGGACCAAGATTTAAAGAAGCAAAATTAGAATAAgacatattattaataatttctcctAAATCTATCATGCAATGATCAAACCTGGTTTTACTAACTGTGCATGGAATTGTACTTGTCTCAGGCAACAACTTTCTTTTGAGAACAGCAACATTCTCATCCTGCCCCACACTTACTTTCTCACCTTCATTCAACTTTTTCTCATTTGGACACAACTCCTTAAGAATGTTAGCACAATGAGTCTCTTCTTTGATTTCCTCAAGACATGAAATTTTTACCTCAATATTAGGAAGAGTCTCAAGGATCTCCTCAAtgggctcctctttctttgattttttcaatctaCTTGGAAAAGGTGGAGGAGGGACATAAGTTGGTACAATTGGTTTGTATGACTTTTTCGGTGATGGTGGACCAACTAAAATAGGAGATTCAACCTTTGGTGGAGATGACTCTTCAAGGGATGAATTTCTGACTTCATGACTTGGAATCAAATCATTAACTTCTTGGTGTGGTGATTCAAGTTGTATATCACTTTGGACAGTGATGCCACTGACATTCTCTATTGGATCACTCTTTACTTGTGAAGGTATAATATTTGAACATTGAATTTCATATTCACTTGTAGATGTTTCCCTTGACTCCGCAGGATTCTCTAACTCTTGTAGAGATTGTTGAAAGATCTGCATATTTTTCTGAAAGTTTTGCTGACACTGTATCATATTTTGTTTAATCTCCAAAGTAGCAGCCTTCAAAGAGTTGCTCATATCAATAAGAGCACGTTCTAGATCTGGTGATAGTACAGGAGGATAGTAAGAAGTTGGTtgaaaatattgattaatttcATTGCAGGAAGTGCGAGAATAATCTCCCGATTGCtgattgtatgtgtaagtgtcaTAGTAGGAATTATATTGATACTCTTGTGGCGAGGTATAATAAGGATCATAGTATTGTTGATTGTACATCGCCATGTTTCTAAAGGAAGATCTGAAAATTAAGACCACAACTAGAAGCACaagttagtaaaaaaaataaaaaaattaaaaaaaataaaaaaaaaatttctaataaattttTCGTTAAATATCgatcttttattttgatttttttttaaaaaaaaatctaataatttattcttctaattaattttttttaaaaaaaaaattaaaaatactaaaactaaatatgaataataaaataaaataatagtccccggcaacggcgccaaaaatttgatgcgtgtcgtaagccacaacaaatttactattttttttattccaatacttccaattattttagtataatcgtaagtaagggtcgatcccacgaggactatgtttattcaattattCACAAATTAGTAAGGAAAAGGGGAGTTTTGaagattagaataaaaattaaagaaaagaacaaaTTTAAAGTAAAGAATACGATATGAGAAACTAGTTAAAGGTTATTCGCCACCCTTAACAATCATTCCTAATTCCTATTAAAGAATGCAATTTTCAGTTTCCAATCAAACTATTAATCCCGCAGATAACGCTGAAGCAGTCAATTATCCCAATCTCCCTATTGTATGTAATCAAGGCGAAGCGCTCAATAATTAACTTTTTTACCTAAAGCAGTAAATCCATGAAGCATGCAACTTATTTAACTTAGATAGAGCATCGAGATTTATGGAGATAGACTAATCTAGGCAACAAATCaatgaagcatataattcatttaacctaggttctattcttcatcacaaattgtaatttgccacaaacacttagaatcctacactattaggtgaatagtaatcctaagatgacgGTAGATTAAAGTAACACCTAATTTAGTGGCCATCTAAACAAGATTTAAACAATAATCATGACATTGAACAtagaagaatagaagcaatttgatataatggaaactaaaaattaacattcaataataaaattaagaattcaTGTCTCGGGGTTTTGAAATAACccttaactaaaagaaaactactcAGAATTAGACATTAATAAAAaccataatatttaatttgtagtTTTTGGATTCTCCTCTCCATTTGTAGTCTAAGAGGTCTTATTTATAGTAATGGGAAAGTTAGTTGAATCCTATTAGAATTAGGATTGTATTTATAGTGGATAGATAAATCCTcttagaattaggattctatttataatagtattaggaAATATCTCGGATAAAGATAACTCATCTTTTAAACAAAAGATAAAAATCGCAACTCTTCTTGaaaatttatctttattttcgctatctttttttttagaaatttcctGCTGCgacgactgatagtattttggctataactctctcaatattactCAGAATTGGACGATTTAAGATGTTCTGGAAAGCTAAGAACGAGATCTAAATTTTTCATGTTGAGCTCCAAGTCTAATTCTGCCTTTAAGTTCGTCCGAATTCGCAATTAAGTTCCGCCTTGTACAATCGAGCTCGCCGACTTCCATTATTTTCCACCAAAATATGTTAAAATCCCTCGAAAAGACTCTAAATGGATGAATAGTatttaaaataacctaacaaattaaaatcacactaatcaataatttaaagaatcaatttaagaatattaataaataaattaatcatatttataaggtaaatatggactcatcaaatatcatttatacggagctaagtgttttaaggataaaatacattgaaggtgtaacggtaagtttagttcatattcaatgtagatcatctattagagggtcattgatcaaattaggattataacaagggataactaatagcgtatctatatcgtggaacatatagagcgttctatataactaagagtgcaattccaagttctaagtgtggattcaataaggaattaataagttagggaatttacttagtaaattcggttcgacttattggaagctcggttatataggcccatggtccccatactagttgagaccatactgcttgtaagactcagttaattgattttgattaatcaattataattctaaagttagactatgtctactttatgaattttcactaagcaagggcgaaattgtaaagaaaagagattctaggtttatttattaatcaagAGACTTTatgtgtctaaattaataaatatattaaatgacaatattatttaataattaatttttagttattaaataattagaattggcatttaaatggttaaattggaaaattggcatttttgagaaaatgggattgaaaaatgacaaaatgggaaagttgcaaagtgaggcccatttcccttatatggccggccactatgcaaaaggtttaccatttatttttccattattttaatgtcatacaattctaacctaaacctagatgacattctataaatagaaagtgttggcttcaggaaactatgacttgcatatTGTTCATTTcagagtagtgtccacacacatcaagtggtatctcaatcatagtgtgtaagactgtgaagaatccaaacaacaagaaggagaatcagcatcaaggaaggagagaaagagatccaggttcagatcttgattatgttctgctacagaaaggaatcaagggctaaagaTCTAAACAgaaagagtcattatattccgctgcacccaatgtaaggtttcctaaactttatatgtgtttatttcattgttttagaattcatattaggatgttaatgaaacatacatggtagtaaatctagatcctggtaaaatatttccaacagttttACCAACCTGTGTCAATCCCCAATAAGCTTAAGCAAAGCTTAAACTTATTGAGGGACACAACCTTTGTGCCCATGTCTGCTGGATTCACTTCAGTAAGCACTTTGTCTATCTCGATCTGTTCCTGTGTAACTTTATCCCtaataaagtgatattttatctcAATGTGTTTTATCCTGTCATGAAATACAGGGTTTTTGCACAAATAAATGCTGCTCTGACTATCAGAGTAGATTATAGGCACCTTTTTCGTTAACTTCAGTTCCTCCATAAGTCCTTTTAACCATAGGGCCTCTTTAATAGCTTTCGTAGTAGCTATATATTCAGATTCAGTAGTGGACAAAGCCACTACTAGTTGTAATTTTACCATCCAACTAGTACAAATTCCAAAGTAGGCTGAAGTAGATCTTCTAGTGTCCCTGTCCCTTGCATAATTTGCATCTATGAACCCTTCAATATTTGATGTGTTTGGTGACCCTGATAGACCAATCCCATCTTAGATGTACCTTTTAAGTATCTCATAAGCCATTTCCAATGTTCTTTTCCAGGACTAGACATGAACCTGCTTAGCACACTGATTACATAAGCAAGGTCAGGTCTAGTACTAACCATCAAGTACATTATGGACCCTACTGCATTAGAGTCGGGAACATTAGCCATCTGTTCTTGCTCTAACTTGGTCTTAGGGCACATAGACTTAGACATAAGGTATTGGTTGGTAATCAGCTGTGAAACAGCCTTTGCATCTTTCATAGAAAACTTTTCTATGATCTTGTTGATATAGTCTTCCTAATGTTGCATGAGTTTCCCTTTGCCTCTGTCCCTTAGAATGTTGATCCCCAAAATCTTAGTTGCCACACCTATATccttaatttcaaattttgacTTGAGCAAACCCTTGACCTTGTTGATATTTGACCTCTCCTTAGTAATTATtagcatatcatccacatagAGTAGCAAGTAAACTTTAGCAATTTTCGAACCTTTAAAGTACAAATAGTGGTCATAATAGCTTCTATTGAACCCATGTTTGGTCATAAAGGtgtcaaaccttttgttccattgtCTTCCGAACTGTTTCAGTCCATATAGAGACTTGTCAAGCTTGCAAACATGGTCTTCCTTGCCTTTAACCACAAATCCTTTTggctgctccatatagatgTCTTCTTCTAGATCCCCATGTAGAAAAGCCGTGGTCACATCCATTTGGTCAATCTCCATGTCGAAATGAGTAGCTAGTGATAACATCAACCTTATAGTCTTATATTTCATCACTGGTGAGAATATTTCTGTGAAGTCTACCCCTTCTTTCTGTGTAAACCCCTTTTGCCACTAATCTAGGCTTGAACCTTATAGGTTCATCCTTAGTCCTCCCTTCCTTGACATTGAAAAGCCATTTGCAAGATACCACACTCTTGCCATCGGGTCTAAGTACAACTCTCCAAGTCTTATTCTTTATGAGAGAGTACATTTCTTCCTTCATTGCTTTCAACCAGGCCTTGTAATTTCTGTCTTTAAGAGCTTCTTCATATGATTGAGGCTCATAGATCTCAGCTTCAAGTTTTCACATATAGGCATAGCCAATACTCTCATCCCACACATTGTAACTGTACTTCTGGTTAGGTTTAGCAACTCTTCTGGCTCTATCTCTTGTAAGTTGATACTCTGTGAGGTCTTCCTGATTCCTGTCTTCTTCATGTTGAACTTCATGTTCCACCTGATTTGGTTCCACCTGATTTGGTGCTTCATGAGGTTCCAGTTGAATTGGTTCCACCTAATCTGGATCTAGCTCCACTTCAGTTGGGCCAGTTTGAGTGAGTCCAATAGATGTACCTGCAGGGTTAGTTTCTGTGGAACCTGCATCAAGCtcattagtatttttacaaggaaaattattttcttgaaaaattacATCTCTACTAATGAGTGTTTTAAAACCTTCTTTCCTTTTTACCCACAATCTATAGCCCTTTACACCCTTGGGGTAACCCAGAAACACAAATTTTAGAGCCCTAGGCTCTAACTTTCCTACACTTTGATGTGCATAAGCTGGACATCCAAAAACTTTCAAATTAGACAAGTCAGGTGGTTTACCAATCCACCTTTCTTCAGGGGTTTTACCTTCAATTGCACTAGAGGGGCTTCTGTTGATTAGGTATGTAGGAGTTACAACTGCTTCTCCCCAAAACCCATTTGCAAGCCCTGCATTGAAAATTATGCACCTTGCTTTGTTCAATATAGTTCTGTTCATtctctcagcaacaccattttgctgaGGGGTTTTCCTCACTATCCTGTGCCTTTGGATTCCATTGTCTTGACAGTAACCTGTAAACTCATCATTACAAAATTCTAGGCCATTATTTGTCCTTAGggtttttaattttctattagtTAGGTTTTCAACAAGTAATTTCTAATgcacaaatttttgaaaagcctcgtttttatgttttaacagATAAACCCAAACTTTCCTAGAATAGTCATCAACAATAGATAAGAAATAGGCACTACCCCCAAAAGTTAGGGTTTTCTCAGGACCCCATGAATCCGAGTGAACATAATCTAAAATACCTTGTGATTTGTGTGTGCCAATTTGAAATTTAAGTCTATGATGCTTTCCTAGTACACAAAATTCACAAAAATCTACCTTGGTTACCTTGTCCTTACCAAGTAGCTTTTGTTCACTCATGAGTTGTAGCCCTCTTTCACTAATGTGTCCCAATCTCTTATGCCATAGGACAGCCTTAGTGTCTTCTGTGACATGCTC
Above is a genomic segment from Cannabis sativa cultivar Pink pepper isolate KNU-18-1 unplaced genomic scaffold, ASM2916894v1 Contig3, whole genome shotgun sequence containing:
- the LOC115702038 gene encoding uncharacterized protein LOC115702038, which produces MAMYNQQYYDPYYTSPQEYQYNSYYDTYTYNQQSGDYSRTSCNEINQYFQPTSYYPPVLSPDLERALIDMSNSLKAATLEIKQNMIQCQQNFQKNMQIFQQSLQELENPAESRETSTSEYEIQCSNIIPSQVKSDPIENVSGITVQSDIQLESPHQEVNDLIPSHEVRNSSLEESSPPKVESPILVGPPSPKKSYKPIVPTYVPPPPFPSRLKKSKKEEPIEEILETLPNIEVKISCLEEIKEETHCANILKELCPNEKKLNEGEKVSVGQDENVAVLKRKLLPETSTIPCTVSKTRFDHCMIDLGEIINNMSYSNFASLNLGPSRKTQVFIQLTDQTNAYPLGIVKDIFVQAYGLVIPGDSYIIEMEDEGDPNLTSTLFGRPFLLTANKKWNTKAWILRMEFDGETLKFNVLDSIHKYIKNVSLLEDPT
- the LOC133033126 gene encoding uncharacterized mitochondrial protein AtMg00820-like; this encodes MKFNMKKTGIRKTSQSINLQEIEPEELLNLTRTEIYEPQSYEEALKDRNYKAWLKAMKEEMYSLIKNKTWRVVLRPDGKSVVSCKWLFNVKEGRTKDEPIRFKPRLVAKGVYTERRGRLHRNILTSDEI